A genome region from Platichthys flesus chromosome 12, fPlaFle2.1, whole genome shotgun sequence includes the following:
- the dnajc12 gene encoding dnaJ homolog subfamily C member 12 produces MEALLNCKPEDLEDYYGLLGCDELSSTEQILNEYKIRALACHPDKHLDSPRAVADFQKLQEAKEVLSNETKRKNYDLWKRSGVTISFHDWQALNDSVKTSMHWAVRHKKEPMLEASKAEKPVSPQAEDVHCEQDAAGVSSSDYCHRRFRWAADSPSSLLQKFRNYEI; encoded by the exons ATGGAGGCTCTGTTGAACTGCAAACCAGAGGACCTGGAGGATTACTACGGGTTACTTGGCTGCGATGAGCTGTCCTCG ACTGAACAAATTCTAAATGAATACAAGATCCGCGCCTTGGCGTGCCACCCAGACAAACACCTAGACAGCCCTAGAGCAG TGGCAGATTTCCAAAAACTACAAGAGGCCAAAGAGGTTTTATCCAATGAAACCAAAAGGAAGAACTATGACCTGTGGAAAAGAAGTGGGGTTACGATTTCATTCCACGACTGGCAAGCCTTGAATGATTCTGTGAAAACT TCAATGCACTGGGCTGTGAGACATAAGAAGGAACCAATGCTGGAAGCCTCAAAAGCAGAAAAGCCTGTCTCTCCCCAAGCAGAGGACGTTCACTGTGAGCAGGATGCAGCAGGGGTCTCCTCAA GTGATTACTGCCATCGTCGTTTCCGCTGGGCTGCTGACTCTCCATCCAGTCTCCTGCAGAAGTTCAGAAATTATGAAATCTAA